In one Vulgatibacter incomptus genomic region, the following are encoded:
- a CDS encoding OB-fold nucleic acid binding domain-containing protein — translation MAALLTSDADKTEKLVAHIADSRDRDLEVLPPDINESARSFNGRGKQIRFGLGGVKGVGETAIDSILEARQRKGEDGPFFGLYDFCERVDLRRVNRKVIECLVRCGAFDFTAIPRWRLFGSIERALERGQSTQRDRASGQSSLFGLLAGPAKAEEKTPGGDGDYPESDPWTDKEKLAGERETLGFYITGHPLDQYADEIRRVATHTTARVLSSARNGDSVKVVGVVSALRSRPTKTGKLMGFATIEDLTGTVEVICFAGGRRPGPPGPGRPAARTGGFEVWQPLLETDQPLLVSGTVQLNTRDEENPIAELIADDITPLAEVRARHASRFTLTLDADQASADKLQRARALLGQHPGPLTVELHIRIPDRSTTRVVVRDLKVAPTDELGERLNLLFGARVVGVGA, via the coding sequence ATGGCGGCGCTCCTCACGAGCGACGCGGACAAGACCGAGAAGCTCGTGGCCCACATCGCAGACTCGCGCGACCGCGATCTAGAGGTGCTGCCGCCCGACATCAACGAGTCGGCCCGCTCCTTCAACGGCCGCGGCAAGCAGATCCGCTTCGGCCTCGGCGGCGTGAAGGGAGTCGGCGAGACGGCGATCGACTCGATCCTGGAGGCCCGCCAGCGCAAGGGCGAGGATGGCCCCTTCTTCGGCCTCTACGACTTCTGCGAGCGGGTCGACCTGCGGCGCGTGAACCGCAAAGTGATCGAGTGCCTGGTGCGCTGCGGCGCCTTCGACTTCACCGCGATCCCCCGGTGGCGCCTCTTTGGCTCCATCGAGCGTGCCCTCGAGAGGGGGCAGTCCACGCAGCGCGATCGCGCCAGCGGCCAGTCCTCACTCTTCGGCCTCCTGGCCGGTCCGGCGAAGGCCGAGGAGAAGACGCCCGGCGGCGACGGCGACTATCCCGAGTCGGACCCGTGGACCGACAAGGAGAAGCTCGCCGGCGAGCGCGAGACCCTCGGCTTCTACATCACCGGCCATCCCCTGGATCAATACGCGGACGAGATCCGCCGGGTCGCGACCCACACCACCGCCCGGGTGCTCTCGAGCGCCAGGAACGGAGACAGCGTCAAGGTCGTCGGCGTGGTCTCGGCCCTGCGCTCGCGGCCGACCAAGACGGGCAAGCTCATGGGCTTCGCCACGATCGAGGATCTCACGGGTACCGTCGAGGTGATCTGCTTCGCCGGCGGAAGACGGCCCGGGCCTCCCGGTCCCGGCAGGCCCGCAGCCCGCACCGGCGGCTTCGAGGTCTGGCAGCCGCTGCTGGAGACCGATCAGCCCCTGCTCGTGTCGGGGACGGTCCAGCTCAACACGCGCGACGAGGAGAACCCGATCGCGGAGCTCATCGCGGACGACATCACGCCGCTCGCTGAGGTCCGGGCGCGCCACGCGTCCCGGTTCACGCTCACGCTCGACGCCGATCAGGCCTCCGCCGACAAGCTGCAGCGGGCCCGCGCCCTCCTCGGCCAGCATCCGGGGCCGCTGACGGTCGAGCTCCACATCCGGATCCCGGATCGCTCCACCACGCGCGTCGTCGTCCGCGACCTGAAGGTCGCCCCGACCGACGAGCTCGGCGAGCGGCTCAACCTCCTCTTCGGCGCTCGGGTGGTCGGCGTCGGCGCCTGA
- a CDS encoding serine O-acetyltransferase: MISDAGHHAEGVALPKRHWHLREDCEKGYRIGLRTRTPSFSGKLKAWLWQLEIPCVAVYRLGQLAQTLHREHVAFAVIPYAIYVVLQAFVRLVLHVEISPRCEIGPGFHLGHPYSIIIGPTRIGSNCNVTHGVTIGMGLSAGRGGVPTIGNNVWIGPNSVLTGPIHIGDGATVGAGSIVTRDVPPGALVMGNPARVVLAEYDNAALLDLVEP; the protein is encoded by the coding sequence ATGATCTCCGACGCCGGCCACCACGCAGAAGGGGTCGCGCTCCCAAAGCGTCATTGGCACCTGCGCGAGGATTGCGAGAAGGGCTACCGGATCGGCCTGCGGACGCGCACGCCCTCGTTCTCGGGAAAACTGAAGGCGTGGCTCTGGCAGCTCGAGATCCCCTGCGTGGCCGTCTACCGCCTGGGCCAGCTCGCGCAGACGCTGCACAGGGAACACGTGGCCTTCGCGGTGATCCCCTACGCGATCTACGTCGTACTCCAGGCCTTCGTGCGGCTGGTGCTGCACGTCGAGATCTCGCCGCGTTGCGAGATCGGTCCGGGCTTCCACCTGGGCCACCCCTACTCGATCATCATCGGGCCGACCCGGATTGGCTCCAATTGCAACGTGACGCACGGCGTGACGATCGGGATGGGCCTGTCCGCCGGCCGCGGCGGCGTCCCCACGATCGGAAACAACGTCTGGATCGGGCCAAACTCCGTGCTGACGGGGCCCATCCACATCGGGGACGGCGCGACGGTCGGCGCCGGGAGCATCGTCACCCGCGACGTGCCCCCGGGTGCGCTGGTGATGGGCAATCCGGCCCGCGTCGTGCTCGCCGAATACGACAACGCCGCGCTCCTCGACCTCGTCGAGCCTTGA
- a CDS encoding glycosyl hydrolase family 28-related protein: protein MVASRIGNPEIRATSVIRVRAGPDDSPIVLEPPSATVDAGGRRQFHAVVLGSDDQAVIWRVDEGARGGAVDPTGLYTAPSAPGVFTLVATSVIDPDLSASASITVREREPVVVTVEPATIDLLAAERLRFQAIVSGADDTTVSWTTSAGTIDATGLYTAPSEPGTYSVIATSLADPQASATAQVTVRAQEPVVVTIDPAEIGLLSSESHRFQARVSGINDHSVNWSASGGTIDSTGLYTAPTELGLYTVVATSLVDPQATGTAQVTVRAREPVVVSIDPTYVELLTSESQRFQAWVSGTDDHSVSWSASGGTIDSTGLYTAPSEQGTYSVVATSLADPQSSATAQVVVRAREPVVVTIEPAEIELLTSESHLFQARVSGTDDHGVSWSASRGTIDSGLYTAPPEPGTYTLVATSLANPQSSATAQVTVKAREPVVVTIEPSDIELLTSESHLFQARVSGTVDQIVSWTASGGTIDSTGLYTASTEPGVYTVIATSLADPQSSATAQVTVKAREPVVVTIEPTEIELLTSESHRFQARVSGTEDHTVSWSASGGTIVATGLYTAPSEPGTYSVVATSFADPQATATAQVVVRAREPVVVSIDPIYVELLTSESQRFQAWVSGTDDHTVSWSASGGTIDAGGLYTSPSEPGTYSVVATSLADPQSGATAQVVVRAREPVVVTIEPAEIELLTSESHLFQASVSGTTDQAVTWSATAGAIDSTGLYTAPSQPGTYAVMVTSLADRRATATAQVVVRAREPVVVTIEPTEIELLTSESRRFQASVSGTNDHTVSWSASGGTIDPTGLFTAPSHQGTFVVVATSLAEPQSSATAQVRVTAREPVIVTIEPAEIELLTSESRRFQASVSGTTDQAVTWSAPAGVIDATGLYTAPSDPGTYAVIATSLADPQASATARIMVKAREPVVVSIDPIFVELLTSESQRFQAWVSGTTDQAVTWFASAGAIDATGLFAAPSQPGTYSVVATSLADPQATAIAQVVVKAREPIVVSIDPIFVELLTSESQRFQAWVSGTTDQAVTWFASAGAIDATGLFAAPSQPGTYAVVATSLADPRASATARITVRAREPVVVTIEPTEIELLTSESHLFESRVSGTNDGRVSWFASHGTVDDGGLYTAPPEPGTYAVTATSLADPRASATAQVVVRAREPVVVTIEPAEIELLTSESHRFQASVSGTTDQAVTWSASAGFIDTTGLFTAPSQPGTFVVVATSLAEPQSSATARVRVMAREPVVVTIEPAEIELLTSESRRFQASVSGTTDQAVTWSAPAGVIDATGLYTAPSDPGIYAVIATSLADPQASATARITVKAREPVIVSIDPIYVELLTSESQRFQAWVSGTDDRTVSWSASGGTIDGGGLYIAPSDSGTYSVVATSLADPQATATAQVVVKAREPVVVSIDPTYVELLTSESQRFQAWVSGTTDQAVTWFASAGAIDATGLFAAPSQPGTYAVVATSLADPQSSATAQVVVRAREPVVVTIEPAEIELLTSESHRFQTRVSGTVDQTVRWSTSIGTIDSSGLYTAPSEPGMYVVVATSLADPQSSATAQVVVRAREPIVVSIDPIYVELLTFESQRFLVWLSGTADQSVSWSASGGTINAGGQFNAPSEPGTYSVIATSLADPQSSATAQVVVRAREPVVVAIEPAEIELLTSESHRFQARVTGTDDHGVSWFASGGTIDFTGLYTAPTGPGVYTVIATSLADPQSSATVQVVVRAREPVVVTIDPAEIELLTSESHRFQARVSGTNDRTVSWSTSGGTIDEGGLFVAPSEPGIYAVIATSLADPHSTATARITVWEREPVIVSIVPVEIQVLISESFRFQASVSGTTDQAVTWSASAGVIDATGLFTAPSRPGIYAVVATSLADPRGSATARVTVRPREPAVVTIAPGDIELLTLESHQFYAMVSGASDSAVTWSASRGTIDAGGRYTAPIVPGLYTVVATSVADPGAVAIALVTVVEPPVEGLLPADRITLWEPGLMAVGGIPSDHDARRPATIYLPAGNPYAGFSVNPALADGTTDAAAAIQAALNAAGNQARETSRRVVYLAAGTYFISGEGLNVPSFVTLRGRGARGDTVTRLVKAEGSQMSVINLGHLWVKNTTPVDVTADVPRGATRVTLARNPGYRVGELVFIDQLVDSERVGSWWNPINQPEPDGPERSWYSRQNRPTGQVLEIAAIDGNTLTFGTPVRLPYFTSNQAQVVRFAGGDQGGPMVPTKKWSGVEDLYVAGGEQGNVAFYATSYSWAKNVESDRSNGSSIAFESTFRCEARDSFFHSTANPNPGGGGYGIDLRIYASDNLVENNISWNFNKVITMRAAGPGNVVAYNYFEDGWGAGYPMIPEVGLNASHYSTTHYTLFEGNQAFNISGDAYWGNSIFNLYFRNHATGRRRSLPPLELSDEITRRFVEVPEWHLACSYVGNVLGSSDMSAEPQSGFVYEGRPPWYWDPVPIWAIGVEHNAGLEGQDAAVVATTLRHGNFDYVTRGIVWDPGIGDHRLPASLYLVSKPAFFGDHPWPWVTPEDAANRTRVLPARERFDSLLSSSN from the coding sequence TTGGTCGCGTCCCGGATCGGCAATCCGGAGATCCGCGCGACGTCCGTGATCCGGGTCCGTGCCGGCCCGGACGACTCGCCCATCGTCCTCGAGCCACCATCGGCGACAGTGGACGCTGGCGGGCGCCGCCAGTTCCACGCCGTTGTCCTGGGCAGCGACGACCAGGCCGTGATCTGGCGCGTCGACGAAGGCGCACGGGGAGGCGCGGTCGATCCCACGGGCCTCTACACGGCTCCTTCGGCACCAGGTGTATTCACTTTAGTCGCAACCAGCGTCATCGACCCCGATCTCAGCGCGTCAGCCTCTATCACCGTGAGGGAACGGGAGCCGGTGGTCGTCACAGTCGAACCGGCCACGATCGACCTCCTCGCCGCGGAGCGCCTGCGATTCCAGGCCATCGTCTCCGGTGCCGACGACACGACCGTGAGCTGGACCACGTCGGCCGGAACAATCGACGCCACCGGCCTCTACACCGCTCCATCCGAACCGGGCACCTACTCGGTGATCGCTACCAGCCTCGCCGATCCGCAGGCCAGCGCCACCGCGCAAGTCACCGTGCGGGCGCAAGAGCCGGTGGTCGTCACGATCGACCCCGCCGAAATCGGCCTTCTCAGCTCCGAGAGCCACCGGTTCCAAGCTCGGGTGTCAGGCATCAACGATCACTCGGTGAACTGGTCCGCGTCGGGCGGCACGATCGACTCCACCGGGCTCTACACCGCTCCGACCGAACTCGGCCTGTACACGGTTGTCGCCACCAGCCTGGTGGATCCGCAGGCGACCGGCACGGCGCAAGTCACAGTGAGGGCGCGAGAACCCGTCGTGGTCTCGATCGACCCGACCTACGTCGAGCTCCTCACCTCAGAGAGCCAGCGGTTCCAAGCCTGGGTGTCCGGCACCGACGATCATTCAGTGAGCTGGTCCGCGTCGGGAGGCACCATCGACTCGACCGGGCTCTACACCGCCCCATCCGAGCAGGGAACCTACTCCGTAGTCGCCACCAGCCTGGCCGACCCGCAGTCCAGCGCCACTGCGCAAGTCGTCGTGAGGGCGCGAGAGCCGGTCGTCGTCACGATCGAACCCGCCGAAATCGAGCTTCTCACTTCCGAGAGTCACCTGTTCCAAGCTCGGGTGTCCGGAACCGACGATCACGGCGTGAGCTGGTCCGCGTCGCGCGGCACGATCGACTCTGGCCTCTATACGGCTCCACCCGAGCCGGGAACCTACACTCTGGTCGCAACCAGCCTGGCCAACCCGCAAAGCAGCGCCACCGCTCAAGTTACGGTCAAGGCACGAGAGCCGGTCGTCGTCACGATCGAACCTTCCGATATCGAGCTCCTCACTTCCGAGAGTCACCTATTCCAAGCTCGGGTTTCGGGAACCGTCGACCAAATAGTGAGCTGGACCGCGTCGGGCGGCACGATCGACTCCACCGGCCTCTACACCGCTTCGACAGAACCAGGCGTGTACACGGTCATCGCCACCAGCCTGGCCGATCCGCAAAGCAGCGCCACCGCGCAGGTCACGGTCAAGGCACGGGAGCCGGTCGTCGTCACGATTGAGCCTACCGAAATCGAGCTTCTCACTTCCGAGAGCCACCGGTTCCAAGCTCGAGTTTCCGGCACCGAGGACCACACCGTCAGCTGGTCCGCGTCGGGCGGCACGATAGTCGCCACGGGCCTCTACACCGCCCCCTCTGAGCCGGGAACCTACTCCGTGGTTGCCACCAGCTTTGCTGATCCGCAGGCCACCGCCACCGCGCAGGTTGTCGTGAGGGCGCGGGAGCCGGTCGTCGTCTCGATCGACCCGATCTACGTCGAGCTCCTCACCTCCGAGAGCCAGCGTTTCCAAGCGTGGGTGTCCGGCACCGACGACCATACGGTGAGCTGGTCAGCGTCAGGCGGCACCATCGACGCAGGGGGCCTCTACACTTCACCGTCGGAGCCGGGAACTTACTCCGTAGTCGCCACCAGCCTGGCCGATCCGCAGAGCGGCGCCACCGCGCAGGTCGTCGTGAGGGCGCGAGAGCCGGTAGTCGTCACGATCGAACCCGCCGAAATCGAGCTTCTCACTTCCGAGAGCCACCTGTTCCAGGCGTCGGTCTCCGGCACCACCGACCAGGCCGTGACCTGGTCCGCAACAGCCGGCGCCATCGACTCAACTGGCCTCTACACCGCACCTTCCCAACCGGGAACCTACGCCGTGATGGTGACCAGCCTCGCCGACCGGCGGGCCACCGCCACGGCGCAGGTCGTCGTGAGGGCGCGAGAGCCGGTCGTCGTCACGATCGAACCCACCGAAATCGAGCTTCTCACTTCCGAGAGCCGCAGGTTCCAGGCGTCGGTATCCGGCACCAACGACCATACGGTGAGCTGGTCGGCATCGGGCGGCACCATCGACCCGACAGGCCTCTTCACCGCCCCGTCTCATCAAGGAACATTCGTGGTCGTCGCGACGAGCCTGGCCGAGCCGCAGAGCAGTGCCACCGCCCAAGTCAGGGTGACGGCGCGAGAGCCGGTCATCGTCACGATCGAACCCGCCGAAATCGAGCTCCTCACCTCTGAGAGCCGCCGGTTCCAGGCGTCTGTATCCGGCACCACCGACCAGGCCGTGACCTGGTCCGCACCAGCAGGCGTCATCGACGCAACCGGCCTCTACACTGCCCCTTCGGACCCGGGAACCTACGCCGTGATTGCGACCAGCCTTGCCGATCCGCAGGCAAGCGCCACCGCGCGGATCATGGTCAAGGCGCGGGAGCCGGTCGTTGTTTCGATCGACCCGATCTTCGTCGAGCTCCTCACCTCCGAGAGCCAGCGGTTCCAAGCGTGGGTATCCGGCACCACCGACCAGGCCGTGACCTGGTTCGCATCGGCCGGCGCCATCGACGCAACCGGTCTCTTCGCCGCCCCGTCTCAACCGGGGACCTACTCCGTGGTTGCCACCAGCTTGGCTGATCCGCAGGCCACCGCCATCGCGCAGGTTGTCGTGAAGGCGCGAGAGCCGATCGTCGTCTCGATCGACCCGATCTTCGTCGAGCTCCTCACCTCCGAGAGCCAGCGGTTCCAAGCGTGGGTATCCGGCACCACCGACCAGGCCGTGACCTGGTTCGCATCGGCCGGCGCCATCGACGCAACCGGCCTCTTCGCCGCCCCGTCTCAACCGGGAACCTACGCCGTAGTCGCCACCAGCCTCGCCGACCCGCGGGCCAGCGCCACCGCGCGGATCACGGTGAGGGCCCGAGAGCCGGTCGTCGTCACAATCGAACCCACCGAGATCGAGCTTCTCACGTCCGAGAGCCACCTGTTCGAATCCCGGGTGTCGGGCACGAACGACGGGCGCGTGAGTTGGTTTGCATCTCACGGGACCGTCGACGACGGAGGCCTTTACACCGCCCCGCCCGAGCCGGGAACCTATGCCGTGACAGCAACCAGCCTCGCCGATCCGCGAGCAAGCGCCACCGCGCAGGTCGTCGTGAGGGCGCGAGAGCCGGTCGTCGTCACGATCGAACCCGCCGAAATCGAGCTTCTCACTTCCGAGAGCCACCGGTTCCAGGCGTCGGTATCCGGCACCACCGACCAAGCCGTGACCTGGTCCGCGTCAGCCGGCTTCATCGACACAACTGGCCTCTTCACCGCCCCGTCTCAGCCAGGAACATTCGTGGTCGTCGCGACGAGCCTGGCAGAGCCGCAGAGCAGTGCCACCGCGCGAGTCAGGGTAATGGCGCGAGAGCCGGTCGTCGTCACGATCGAACCCGCCGAAATCGAGCTCCTCACCTCTGAGAGCCGCCGGTTCCAGGCGTCTGTATCCGGCACCACCGACCAGGCCGTGACCTGGTCCGCACCAGCAGGCGTCATCGACGCAACCGGCCTCTACACTGCCCCTTCGGACCCGGGAATCTACGCCGTGATTGCGACCAGCCTTGCCGATCCGCAGGCAAGCGCCACCGCGCGGATCACGGTCAAGGCGCGGGAGCCGGTCATTGTTTCGATCGACCCGATCTACGTCGAGCTCCTCACCTCCGAGAGCCAGCGATTCCAAGCGTGGGTCTCCGGCACCGACGACCGTACGGTGAGCTGGTCGGCGTCGGGTGGCACCATCGACGGAGGCGGCCTCTACATTGCCCCGTCGGATTCGGGGACCTACTCCGTGGTTGCCACCAGCTTGGCTGATCCGCAGGCCACCGCCACAGCGCAGGTTGTCGTGAAGGCGCGGGAGCCGGTCGTCGTCTCGATCGACCCGACCTACGTCGAGCTCCTCACCTCCGAGAGCCAGCGGTTCCAAGCGTGGGTATCCGGCACCACCGACCAGGCCGTGACCTGGTTCGCATCGGCCGGCGCCATCGACGCAACCGGCCTCTTCGCCGCCCCGTCTCAACCGGGAACCTACGCCGTGGTCGCCACCAGCCTGGCCGATCCGCAGAGCAGCGCCACCGCGCAGGTCGTCGTGAGGGCGCGAGAGCCGGTCGTCGTCACAATCGAACCCGCCGAAATCGAGCTTCTCACTTCCGAGAGCCACCGGTTCCAAACTCGGGTGTCGGGAACCGTCGACCAGACGGTGAGGTGGTCCACGTCGATCGGCACGATCGACTCCAGCGGCCTCTACACCGCTCCGTCTGAACCCGGGATGTACGTGGTCGTCGCCACCAGCCTCGCCGATCCACAGAGCAGCGCCACCGCGCAGGTCGTCGTGAGGGCGCGAGAGCCGATCGTCGTCTCGATCGACCCGATCTACGTCGAGCTCCTCACCTTCGAGAGCCAGCGTTTCCTGGTTTGGTTGTCCGGCACCGCCGATCAATCAGTGAGCTGGTCGGCGTCGGGTGGCACCATCAACGCGGGCGGCCAATTCAATGCCCCGTCGGAGCCGGGGACCTACTCCGTGATCGCCACCAGCCTGGCCGATCCGCAGAGCAGCGCCACTGCGCAGGTCGTCGTGAGGGCGCGAGAGCCGGTGGTCGTCGCGATCGAACCCGCCGAAATCGAGCTCCTCACTTCCGAGAGCCACCGATTTCAAGCTCGGGTTACTGGCACAGACGATCACGGCGTGAGCTGGTTCGCCTCGGGCGGCACGATCGATTTCACCGGCCTCTACACCGCTCCGACAGGACCAGGCGTGTACACGGTCATCGCCACCAGCCTGGCCGATCCGCAGAGCAGCGCCACCGTGCAGGTCGTCGTGAGGGCACGAGAGCCGGTCGTCGTCACGATCGATCCCGCCGAAATCGAGCTTCTCACTTCCGAGAGCCACCGGTTCCAAGCTCGGGTATCCGGCACCAACGACCGTACGGTGAGCTGGTCGACGTCGGGTGGCACCATCGACGAAGGCGGCCTATTCGTTGCTCCGTCAGAGCCGGGAATCTACGCCGTCATCGCCACCAGCCTGGCCGATCCGCACTCCACCGCAACCGCGCGGATCACGGTGTGGGAACGAGAGCCCGTGATCGTCTCGATCGTGCCCGTCGAGATTCAGGTCCTCATCTCGGAAAGCTTCCGGTTCCAGGCGTCGGTATCCGGCACCACCGACCAGGCCGTGACCTGGTCTGCGTCAGCCGGCGTCATCGACGCAACCGGCCTCTTCACCGCCCCGTCTCGGCCTGGAATCTACGCCGTCGTCGCGACGAGCCTGGCCGACCCGCGAGGCAGCGCCACGGCGCGAGTCACGGTGAGGCCGCGAGAGCCCGCAGTCGTCACGATCGCTCCCGGTGATATCGAACTCCTCACCTTGGAGAGCCATCAATTCTACGCGATGGTCTCGGGCGCGAGCGACTCGGCCGTGACCTGGAGCGCGTCCAGGGGCACGATCGACGCCGGCGGCCGATACACCGCTCCGATCGTACCCGGCCTCTACACAGTGGTCGCAACCTCCGTCGCCGATCCTGGCGCCGTCGCCATCGCGTTGGTCACGGTGGTCGAGCCCCCTGTCGAGGGTCTGCTCCCGGCGGACCGGATCACGCTTTGGGAGCCAGGCCTCATGGCGGTTGGCGGGATCCCTTCGGATCACGACGCCCGCCGTCCAGCGACCATCTACCTACCAGCCGGAAATCCGTACGCGGGCTTCTCGGTGAATCCCGCTCTGGCCGACGGCACGACCGACGCCGCGGCCGCCATCCAGGCCGCCCTGAACGCCGCTGGCAACCAGGCCCGCGAAACCAGCCGACGGGTCGTGTACCTAGCCGCCGGTACCTACTTCATCAGCGGCGAAGGCCTGAACGTCCCGAGCTTCGTGACCCTGCGCGGACGCGGGGCCCGCGGCGACACCGTTACGAGGCTCGTCAAAGCCGAAGGAAGCCAAATGTCGGTGATCAACCTCGGCCATCTCTGGGTGAAGAACACGACGCCGGTCGACGTGACCGCGGATGTCCCCCGCGGAGCGACACGGGTGACGCTGGCGCGCAATCCCGGCTACCGCGTGGGCGAGCTCGTCTTCATCGACCAGCTCGTCGACTCCGAACGCGTGGGCTCCTGGTGGAATCCGATCAACCAGCCGGAACCGGACGGTCCCGAGCGCAGCTGGTACTCCCGGCAGAATAGGCCCACCGGCCAAGTGCTCGAGATCGCCGCAATCGACGGGAACACCCTCACCTTCGGCACGCCTGTACGACTCCCGTATTTCACCTCCAACCAGGCCCAGGTGGTCCGGTTCGCCGGCGGCGACCAGGGCGGCCCGATGGTGCCGACCAAGAAGTGGTCGGGAGTCGAGGACCTCTACGTCGCCGGCGGAGAGCAGGGGAACGTCGCCTTCTACGCCACCTCGTACAGCTGGGCGAAGAACGTGGAGAGCGATCGTTCCAACGGAAGCAGCATCGCTTTCGAGAGCACGTTCCGTTGCGAGGCACGGGACTCGTTCTTCCATAGCACCGCGAACCCCAATCCAGGCGGCGGCGGATACGGCATCGACCTTCGGATCTATGCCTCCGACAACCTGGTCGAGAACAACATCTCCTGGAACTTCAACAAGGTGATCACCATGCGCGCCGCCGGCCCCGGCAACGTGGTCGCCTACAACTACTTCGAAGACGGATGGGGCGCCGGGTACCCGATGATTCCCGAGGTGGGCTTGAATGCGTCGCATTACTCGACGACTCACTACACGCTCTTCGAGGGAAACCAGGCCTTCAACATCTCCGGCGACGCCTACTGGGGCAACTCGATCTTCAACCTCTATTTCCGCAACCACGCGACGGGGCGCAGGCGCTCCCTCCCGCCGCTCGAGCTGAGCGACGAGATCACCAGGCGGTTCGTCGAGGTCCCGGAGTGGCACCTCGCGTGCAGCTATGTCGGGAACGTGCTCGGCAGCAGCGACATGAGCGCCGAGCCGCAATCCGGCTTCGTCTACGAAGGCAGGCCGCCCTGGTATTGGGACCCGGTTCCGATTTGGGCAATCGGCGTCGAGCACAACGCCGGACTCGAGGGTCAGGACGCTGCGGTCGTCGCCACGACTCTCCGCCACGGCAACTTCGACTACGTCACCCGGGGGATCGTCTGGGATCCCGGGATCGGAGACCACCGGCTCCCGGCGTCGCTCTATCTGGTCTCGAAGCCCGCCTTCTTCGGTGACCATCCCTGGCCGTGGGTCACGCCGGAGGACGCGGCGAATCGCACAAGGGTCCTCCCTGCGCGAGAGCGATTCGACTCGCTCCTCTCGAGCAGCAACTGA